The Candidatus Omnitrophota bacterium genome has a window encoding:
- a CDS encoding fructose-bisphosphatase class II produces MKIKKTGGRKMLGQLNKKMWYRLVSLVVTVTFVFSNIATAGVVSTFNLRNNSAKTNPTTTADAEQIFAIKNAIKTGVGKGDLIVTKEPSEGLFALLTAQELNPLPYLLALNNGTAHGNNYDADGNLIETKMNLPGTDAISRILAYYGILVVQHGITGTPIPNIPSLRKVGMRIGHVGTNWQNIAWEVIIQEAKTTHPELQNLVNRMIDDLIKTYGKKYDVTQREGASQKNLERLIGKELKNLIGKYSQEWENLPPDVKEKIDIATEKSATEHMIAFGSAGTDALVNDYLKSGLVVPVRKSSVFKIGYEPLKPLVDDFSLQITGATAAVLTVKGLRGKALDLVIKKEALEKEVKELEKAGNNELIIKTKKDETDALKNQINLIKDEADGAAKAIFQEIVNREKIILIARVSEGFGRDALKASFKAGDVIIPESLKAEEAAIIKAAIEDGLDEYTSTSGEKFRIEYGIMDVIEGTNAFVANVYGKATADLKEKESGATSIMLYGPGVKRFMRNTLDAYIDQVVTRVPPEKLIEFIANPLDPELTADGDINKIEAMLDRIAKANGKTIGDLEVVIMDRPRETARIAAIKQLQEKYKGLTLTTIKDGTVAHGIDAILGIKTREKHKVMMTLVGAPEGEYIRAIGSGFKALGALVFNRLVSENVNKASDGKDAKDLKRRYAFSDKPKEGEQESEIDAIKKAYPEEWKDIIAGKVLYMHSDIDASIRGSMAFISNNGVFRTDGVEIGEQGSKINFLRLGVVNGKPCAWFETRLVDNNGGIIDSVKPEPFIVPEGASYPGRIVLDALKDTDRIIMADNIRTPLSIDGIIKAAINTKSFVIFQQAMSELDYTYAGGFSFDNPKKFAELIKARTKALGFKNFIIKGDHVTVKADKEFLKDKEAQEEVAKLLNNILKEKDIVQRKAIFASKVKELKELSNPTQTQKNVLGALKAIEKAYKLVEVEVAAGFTEFALDASFMPMRLNALVSAFLATLIHQDSGVETEVGEIGGDENSTIADVLELLFGKRYLEKVSFKGGAKVSKLVKYGPAVPIMDAFSDDIDVNVPDAVVEKNTRGDKAIPVVINYAALVESGPDGVMALENVLKQLLEKQGKFLKKGELSKNNIKFIIDVPSKISAEEANKLVDKFFAKVNDINGDFTNLNRDMFASIVVGKNPANVVNVVNEKFGTGIYVVIGSQGYIEQFKGSSENMIVLGETKEKGQTVSMAKALKLALNLISEGTLTNDKLTALDALFAQDAKGSFTVKSNAVIPSIANAVEEYKAEVAAVVAI; encoded by the coding sequence ATGAAAATTAAGAAAACAGGAGGAAGGAAAATGTTAGGGCAATTAAATAAAAAGATGTGGTATAGGTTAGTTTCATTGGTAGTTACAGTAACTTTTGTTTTTAGCAACATTGCTACCGCAGGCGTGGTTTCTACGTTTAATTTAAGAAATAACTCAGCTAAAACTAATCCTACGACCACAGCAGACGCGGAACAAATTTTTGCTATAAAAAACGCGATAAAAACCGGAGTTGGAAAAGGCGACTTAATTGTTACGAAAGAACCTTCCGAAGGGCTTTTTGCTTTATTAACAGCACAGGAATTGAATCCTTTGCCTTATTTATTAGCCCTGAACAATGGCACCGCGCACGGTAATAATTATGATGCAGACGGCAATTTAATAGAAACAAAGATGAATTTACCGGGTACTGATGCTATTTCTCGTATTCTTGCTTATTATGGAATACTTGTAGTTCAGCATGGCATAACCGGCACACCGATTCCAAACATTCCGTCCCTTAGAAAAGTAGGGATGAGGATTGGCCATGTGGGAACTAATTGGCAGAATATAGCATGGGAAGTTATAATTCAGGAAGCAAAGACAACTCACCCTGAACTGCAAAATTTAGTCAATAGGATGATCGATGATTTGATAAAAACTTACGGTAAGAAATACGATGTTACCCAGAGAGAAGGAGCTAGCCAAAAGAATTTAGAAAGACTTATTGGTAAAGAGCTAAAGAATCTCATAGGTAAATATAGTCAAGAGTGGGAAAATTTACCTCCCGATGTAAAAGAAAAAATTGATATAGCTACAGAAAAAAGTGCTACTGAACACATGATCGCTTTTGGCAGCGCGGGAACGGATGCTTTAGTGAATGATTATTTAAAATCCGGCCTTGTTGTTCCGGTTCGAAAAAGTTCGGTATTTAAAATAGGATATGAGCCGCTTAAGCCCTTAGTAGATGATTTTTCTCTTCAGATCACAGGCGCAACCGCTGCTGTTTTAACTGTAAAAGGTTTACGTGGGAAAGCGCTAGATTTAGTAATAAAGAAAGAAGCTTTGGAAAAGGAAGTAAAAGAACTAGAAAAGGCGGGAAATAACGAATTAATAATTAAAACAAAAAAAGATGAAACAGATGCTCTTAAAAATCAAATAAACCTTATTAAAGATGAAGCAGATGGAGCGGCAAAAGCAATATTCCAAGAAATAGTGAATCGTGAAAAAATTATTTTAATAGCGCGTGTAAGTGAAGGATTTGGCAGGGATGCGCTAAAAGCCAGCTTTAAGGCAGGCGATGTTATAATCCCGGAAAGCCTTAAGGCGGAAGAAGCAGCGATTATTAAAGCCGCGATAGAGGATGGTTTAGATGAATATACATCAACAAGCGGAGAGAAGTTTAGAATAGAATATGGGATTATGGATGTAATCGAGGGAACAAACGCGTTTGTTGCTAATGTATATGGAAAAGCAACAGCAGATTTAAAAGAAAAAGAATCTGGGGCAACCAGCATTATGCTTTATGGGCCCGGTGTTAAAAGATTTATGCGTAATACCTTAGATGCTTATATAGATCAGGTTGTTACCCGGGTGCCTCCTGAGAAGTTGATAGAATTTATTGCTAATCCATTAGACCCGGAGTTAACCGCGGATGGTGATATTAATAAAATAGAAGCAATGCTGGATAGGATTGCAAAAGCTAACGGGAAAACCATTGGCGACTTAGAAGTTGTAATAATGGATAGGCCCAGAGAAACAGCAAGAATAGCCGCAATAAAGCAATTGCAGGAAAAATATAAAGGATTAACGCTTACGACTATCAAAGACGGAACGGTAGCGCATGGTATCGATGCCATCCTTGGTATTAAAACAAGAGAGAAACATAAAGTTATGATGACTTTAGTCGGCGCTCCGGAAGGAGAATATATTCGCGCCATAGGCAGTGGATTTAAGGCATTAGGCGCGCTTGTCTTTAATCGGTTAGTTTCTGAGAATGTAAATAAGGCTTCGGATGGTAAAGATGCAAAGGATTTAAAACGCAGGTACGCTTTTAGCGACAAACCAAAAGAAGGGGAGCAAGAAAGTGAAATAGACGCCATAAAGAAAGCCTATCCCGAAGAATGGAAGGATATTATTGCCGGTAAAGTATTGTATATGCATAGCGATATAGATGCCAGTATTCGTGGATCTATGGCATTTATCAGCAATAATGGCGTATTCAGAACAGATGGCGTAGAAATTGGAGAGCAAGGAAGTAAAATCAATTTTTTGCGTTTAGGTGTGGTAAACGGGAAGCCCTGCGCTTGGTTTGAAACCAGATTAGTCGATAATAATGGCGGCATTATTGATTCTGTCAAACCCGAGCCTTTTATAGTGCCGGAAGGCGCCTCTTATCCGGGGCGTATTGTTTTGGACGCATTAAAAGACACAGATCGCATCATTATGGCTGATAATATTCGAACGCCTTTGAGTATAGATGGAATTATTAAAGCGGCAATCAACACAAAGAGCTTTGTTATATTCCAGCAGGCAATGAGCGAATTGGATTATACCTATGCGGGCGGTTTTTCGTTCGACAATCCTAAAAAGTTTGCTGAATTGATAAAAGCAAGAACTAAAGCGCTTGGGTTTAAAAATTTCATTATCAAAGGAGACCATGTAACCGTAAAAGCGGATAAGGAGTTTTTGAAGGATAAGGAAGCCCAAGAAGAAGTTGCCAAGCTTCTTAATAATATTTTAAAAGAAAAAGATATTGTTCAGAGAAAAGCGATTTTTGCAAGTAAAGTTAAGGAATTAAAAGAGTTATCCAATCCTACTCAAACTCAAAAGAATGTATTAGGCGCGCTTAAAGCAATTGAAAAGGCGTATAAATTAGTTGAGGTGGAAGTTGCAGCTGGTTTTACCGAATTTGCTTTAGATGCTTCATTTATGCCAATGAGGTTAAACGCATTGGTTAGCGCGTTTTTGGCAACATTAATACACCAAGACAGCGGAGTCGAGACTGAGGTAGGTGAGATAGGCGGGGATGAAAACTCTACAATTGCCGATGTTTTAGAGCTTCTTTTCGGTAAAAGGTATTTAGAGAAAGTTTCCTTTAAGGGCGGGGCCAAAGTTTCTAAATTAGTTAAGTATGGCCCGGCGGTGCCGATTATGGATGCATTCTCAGATGATATCGACGTTAATGTCCCTGATGCTGTTGTGGAAAAAAATACGCGTGGTGATAAGGCCATCCCAGTAGTTATAAACTATGCCGCTCTTGTTGAATCAGGCCCTGATGGGGTTATGGCTTTGGAAAACGTGCTTAAACAACTTCTTGAAAAGCAGGGAAAGTTTCTTAAGAAAGGCGAGCTTAGCAAAAACAACATTAAGTTTATTATCGATGTTCCTAGTAAAATAAGTGCTGAAGAAGCGAATAAGTTGGTGGATAAGTTCTTTGCGAAAGTAAATGATATCAATGGAGATTTCACTAACTTAAACCGGGATATGTTCGCCAGTATTGTGGTAGGCAAAAATCCCGCGAATGTAGTTAACGTTGTAAACGAGAAATTCGGCACGGGTATTTATGTCGTAATTGGTTCTCAGGGCTATATTGAACAGTTCAAGGGTTCTTCTGAGAATATGATCGTACTTGGGGAAACAAAAGAAAAAGGACAGACAGTTTCAATGGCTAAGGCATTGAAACTAGCGTTAAATCTCATTTCAGAGGGTACGTTAACCAATGATAAATTGACGGCATTGGATGCATTATTCGCTCAAGATGCAAAGGGCAGTTTTACAGTTAAATCTAATGCGGTAATACCTTCTATTGCAAATGCAGTTGAAGAATATAAAGCAGAAGTCGCGGCTGTAGTTGCAATTTAA